The following proteins are encoded in a genomic region of Pelodictyon phaeoclathratiforme BU-1:
- a CDS encoding Rpn family recombination-promoting nuclease/putative transposase, giving the protein MSTRSSRKLITFDWAMKRLLRSKANFEILEGFLSELLGEDILVLDILESESNKERRSDKFNRVDLKVKNRKGEIIIIEVQFERELDYLQRMLYGTSRVITEHQKEGEAYAKLVKVISVNILYFDLGHGTDYIYHGTTSFTGTHDHDKLQLNISQQKQFGKSQINHIYPEYYLIRINNFNRMATTSLDEWIYFLKNEEIKDEFKAKGIQKAKQSFSLMSMPEEEQLAYARYQDDLRYEASLVESNYGLGRMEGKEEGRIEGKLEVANRLVEKGMSAEEAAAVAGIDAELLRH; this is encoded by the coding sequence ATGAGTACCCGATCATCCCGAAAACTGATCACTTTCGACTGGGCAATGAAGCGCCTGCTGCGGAGCAAAGCCAACTTTGAGATTCTTGAAGGTTTTTTAAGCGAGCTTCTCGGCGAAGACATTCTTGTCCTTGACATTCTCGAAAGCGAAAGCAACAAGGAGAGGAGAAGCGACAAATTCAACCGTGTTGACCTCAAGGTAAAAAACAGAAAGGGCGAAATTATCATTATTGAAGTACAGTTTGAGCGGGAACTTGATTATCTGCAGCGGATGCTTTACGGCACTTCACGGGTCATCACTGAACATCAAAAAGAGGGCGAAGCCTATGCCAAACTGGTCAAGGTTATCTCTGTCAATATCCTCTACTTTGATCTCGGCCACGGCACCGACTACATCTATCATGGTACCACCAGCTTCACGGGGACCCATGACCATGACAAACTGCAACTCAATATCAGCCAGCAGAAGCAGTTCGGCAAGAGTCAGATCAACCACATTTATCCTGAATACTACCTGATCAGGATCAATAACTTTAACCGGATGGCCACAACATCACTTGACGAGTGGATCTACTTTCTCAAAAACGAAGAGATCAAGGATGAGTTCAAAGCCAAGGGAATTCAGAAAGCAAAACAATCTTTTTCCCTCATGAGTATGCCGGAAGAAGAGCAGTTAGCCTATGCCCGTTATCAGGATGACCTGCGTTATGAGGCCAGTCTTGTAGAATCAAACTATGGTCTCGGTCGGATGGAGGGCAAGGAGGAGGGACGGATTGAAGGAAAACTTGAAGTTGCCAACCGATTGGTAGAAAAGGGAATGAGTGCTGAAGAAGCTGCTGCTGTTGCCGGGATAGACGCAGAGCTGCTACGCCATTGA
- the rfbD gene encoding dTDP-4-dehydrorhamnose reductase: MNILVTGSRGQLGSELQELSTRSDNHRFFFYDLPDLDITSPERVAELCREHEIEVIINCAAYTAVDKAESDVDAAFRVNRDGAAVLAACAKERNALLVHISTDYVFNGKSHIPYRETDPATPLGVYGVSKWEGEERIRDIAPSHWIIRTSWLYSIYGANFVKTMLRLGAERSTLNVVADQIGTPTWAADLAGALVSMLERYDKNNHYAGRYHYSNEGVCSWYDFAQAIMELAELPCRVVPVESSQYPQIAERPHYSVLNKSAIKDEWKLEIPYWRVSLAAMLEKLQHGANKG; encoded by the coding sequence ATGAATATTCTTGTTACCGGCAGTCGGGGTCAGCTTGGTTCTGAGTTGCAGGAACTCTCAACCCGCTCTGACAACCACCGTTTTTTTTTCTATGACCTTCCTGATCTCGATATTACCTCTCCCGAGCGTGTTGCTGAGCTTTGCCGTGAGCATGAGATAGAGGTGATCATCAATTGTGCGGCATATACGGCTGTGGACAAGGCGGAGTCGGATGTTGATGCGGCATTCAGGGTGAACCGGGATGGTGCTGCCGTGCTTGCGGCCTGTGCAAAGGAGCGCAATGCTCTTCTGGTGCACATTTCAACTGATTATGTTTTTAATGGCAAGTCGCATATTCCTTATCGGGAAACTGATCCCGCTACTCCGCTTGGTGTTTACGGTGTGTCGAAATGGGAAGGGGAGGAGCGTATCCGCGATATTGCGCCTTCTCACTGGATTATCCGTACCTCATGGCTCTATTCGATCTATGGCGCCAACTTTGTCAAGACGATGTTGCGTCTTGGCGCCGAGCGTTCGACGCTGAACGTTGTGGCTGACCAGATTGGTACGCCAACCTGGGCGGCTGATCTTGCAGGCGCTCTTGTTTCAATGCTTGAGCGGTACGACAAGAATAACCACTACGCAGGACGCTATCATTATTCAAATGAAGGGGTTTGCTCCTGGTATGATTTTGCCCAGGCGATCATGGAGTTGGCTGAACTGCCCTGCAGGGTGGTGCCGGTCGAAAGCAGTCAGTATCCCCAGATTGCCGAGAGACCGCATTATAGCGTTCTGAACAAGTCGGCTATAAAGGATGAGTGGAAGCTTGAAATTCCGTACTGGCGGGTATCGCTGGCTGCCATGCTTGAGAAGTTGCAGCATGGAGCGAATAAAGGATGA
- a CDS encoding ISNCY-like element ISPph5 family transposase (programmed frameshift), protein MRSVINHQMMFGRTDISAIVFDPKSRDDIPKILRGLQGIYTDEELRKRVFAILEEVRPERKKGEGKADPNTGRPGMEQWAILVLGVVRLGINADYDRLHELVNHHDTLRQMLGHNDWTDKTSYELQTIKDNVRLFTPELLDRINQEIVRAGHTLGKKKEEENFPLMARGDSFVVETNVHFPADTSQLFDAIRKAIEVCAKWSFDEGLSQWRQYDHNIRHIKRMRRIVQQLKHSTSKKPEKKALKDQQIKQALLDYLAAVDYQLQRAVRTGAELGGLNPLRLSQLNGYIAHAEVQMGQIRRRINDEVIPHAEKVFSIFQPHTEWISKGKAGVPVELGLRVCIIEDQYRFILHHQVMEKVVDSDIAVSIIEETKQRFPNLRSISYDKGFHSPDNQRDLKALLEKVVMPKKGKLSKIDKAHESEPEFRRLRRQHSAVESAINALEVHGLDICPDDGIKGFNRYVALAVLARNIHRYGALLYKQDAKRHRGPYKKAA, encoded by the exons ATGCGTAGCGTCATCAACCACCAAATGATGTTCGGTCGTACCGATATTTCTGCCATTGTTTTCGATCCGAAATCACGAGATGATATCCCAAAAATCTTGAGGGGCCTTCAGGGCATCTACACCGACGAGGAGTTGCGCAAGCGTGTTTTTGCCATCCTCGAAGAGGTTCGTCCTGAACGGAAAAAAGGAGAAGGAAAAGCTGACCCAAACACAGGGCGTCCCGGTATGGAGCAATGGGCAATTTTGGTACTGGGTGTCGTTCGACTGGGAATCAACGCTGATTACGATCGGCTTCATGAATTGGTCAATCACCACGATACGCTTCGCCAGATGCTTGGTCACAACGATTGGACTGATAAAACATCTTATGAACTCCAGACCATCAAAGATAATGTCCGACTGTTTACCCCCGAATTGCTTGATCGAATCAACCAGGAAATTGTCCGTGCAGGTCATACGTTAG GTAAAAAAAAAGAGGAAGAAAATTTCCCTTTAATGGCCCGAGGTGATTCGTTTGTGGTGGAAACCAACGTTCACTTTCCTGCTGATACAAGCCAGTTGTTCGATGCCATTCGCAAAGCCATTGAGGTCTGTGCGAAATGGTCTTTTGATGAAGGATTAAGTCAATGGCGCCAATACGATCATAACATCCGGCATATCAAAAGAATGCGTCGTATTGTGCAACAGCTCAAGCACTCGACATCAAAAAAGCCGGAAAAGAAAGCTCTCAAAGATCAACAAATAAAGCAAGCACTCCTCGATTACCTTGCGGCAGTCGATTATCAGTTACAACGGGCAGTGCGTACCGGCGCAGAACTGGGTGGCTTAAATCCGTTGCGGCTCAGCCAGCTTAACGGCTATATTGCTCATGCTGAGGTACAAATGGGGCAAATTCGTCGTCGGATAAATGACGAGGTTATTCCGCATGCGGAGAAAGTCTTTTCAATTTTTCAGCCACACACCGAGTGGATCAGTAAAGGCAAGGCGGGAGTGCCGGTTGAGTTGGGATTACGGGTCTGTATTATCGAAGATCAGTATCGTTTTATCCTGCATCATCAGGTCATGGAAAAAGTTGTCGATAGCGACATCGCAGTGTCCATTATCGAAGAGACCAAGCAACGTTTTCCAAACTTGCGATCGATCAGCTACGACAAAGGCTTTCATAGCCCGGATAACCAACGCGACCTGAAAGCGCTTCTTGAAAAAGTTGTTATGCCGAAAAAAGGCAAGCTCTCAAAAATCGACAAAGCTCATGAATCCGAGCCGGAATTCAGGAGACTGCGACGGCAGCATTCGGCAGTTGAATCAGCAATCAACGCACTTGAGGTTCACGGCTTGGATATATGCCCTGATGATGGCATCAAAGGATTCAATCGCTATGTTGCCCTTGCAGTGCTGGCTCGCAACATTCATCGTTATGGAGCACTCTTGTACAAGCAGGATGCGAAGCGACATCGAGGGCCCTACAAAAAAGCTGCCTGA